From Virgibacillus natechei, the proteins below share one genomic window:
- a CDS encoding TetR/AcrR family transcriptional regulator, protein MGRNSRKIEILTAASKVVSEKGIFNLTLEAAAVEAGISKGGLLYHFPSKEALVEGMVEHLTNNYREKIEYNADIDPEERGQWLRAYINVTFNQTYQNKDMNAGLLAAKAVNSNLLDPMRELYTDWQSEIENDGLDPVKATIIRLAVDGIWLSELFDIHHIEESKKENIYKALIDWANE, encoded by the coding sequence ATGGGCCGAAATTCTAGGAAAATAGAAATACTGACTGCTGCATCTAAGGTTGTAAGTGAAAAGGGTATTTTCAACTTGACATTAGAAGCTGCTGCTGTAGAAGCAGGTATTAGCAAAGGAGGACTACTCTATCATTTCCCCTCTAAAGAAGCTCTAGTTGAGGGAATGGTTGAGCATTTAACGAATAATTACAGAGAAAAAATTGAATATAATGCAGACATAGACCCAGAGGAAAGAGGGCAATGGCTCCGCGCTTATATCAATGTTACGTTCAATCAAACGTACCAAAACAAGGATATGAATGCTGGATTATTGGCAGCAAAAGCAGTAAATTCTAATCTGCTGGACCCAATGCGAGAATTATATACAGATTGGCAAAGCGAAATTGAAAATGATGGACTAGACCCTGTTAAAGCGACAATTATACGCTTAGCTGTAGACGGGATTTGGTTATCGGAACTATTTGATATTCATCATATTGAAGAAAGTAAAAAGGAAAACATTTATAAAGCACTAATAGATTGGGCCAATGAATAA
- a CDS encoding BKACE family enzyme — MNNKVLLTAAVTGAGETTKKNTHVPVTPKEIAESAIESAKAGATVAHVHARDPKTGGVSHDTEHYREIVDRIRDSETDVIINITAGGGGDFIPSLNTPAAGGDGTDIQTPEQRHEPVGELLPEMCTLDCGSVNFGNMIYLSPTDWLRDQATLIKESGVKPELECFDTGHIRFAKQLIDEGLIEGDPMVQFCLGIPWGAEADAETIMYMKNRLPDNAHWSAFGIGRMQMPVLAQTAMLGGNVRVGLEDNLYLSKGVFARNDQLVDKAIHTLDGNGFEVMTPQEAREQYGLRNLNGGK; from the coding sequence ATGAATAATAAAGTTTTATTAACAGCCGCAGTAACTGGAGCAGGAGAGACAACGAAGAAGAATACGCATGTGCCGGTGACTCCAAAAGAAATTGCAGAATCAGCGATTGAATCAGCGAAGGCAGGTGCAACGGTTGCTCATGTCCATGCACGTGATCCAAAGACAGGAGGAGTTAGTCATGATACGGAGCACTACCGAGAAATTGTAGATCGAATTCGTGATTCAGAAACAGACGTCATTATAAACATTACCGCTGGTGGTGGTGGTGATTTTATACCAAGTCTAAACACACCGGCTGCTGGTGGCGATGGAACAGACATACAAACACCAGAACAAAGACACGAACCTGTGGGGGAATTACTCCCAGAAATGTGTACGCTGGATTGCGGGAGCGTTAACTTCGGTAACATGATCTATTTAAGCCCTACGGATTGGTTGAGAGATCAGGCAACATTGATTAAAGAGAGCGGCGTAAAACCAGAGCTCGAATGCTTTGACACGGGGCATATCCGTTTTGCTAAACAGCTAATTGATGAAGGGCTTATTGAAGGAGATCCAATGGTACAGTTCTGTTTAGGTATTCCATGGGGAGCAGAAGCAGATGCTGAAACAATCATGTATATGAAAAATCGTCTGCCGGATAATGCGCATTGGTCAGCATTTGGAATTGGCCGCATGCAGATGCCTGTTCTGGCACAAACAGCTATGTTAGGTGGAAATGTACGTGTGGGGTTAGAAGATAATTTATATCTTAGTAAGGGTGTGTTTGCTCGTAATGATCAACTAGTTGATAAAGCAATTCATACGCTAGACGGTAACGGATTTGAAGTGATGACACCTCAAGAAGCACGTGAACAATATGGACTTAGAAACCTCAATGGGGGGAAATAA
- a CDS encoding L-carnitine dehydrogenase: protein MNQLKEEIKTVAVIGTGVIGNGWIARFLANGHDVIAYDPAPGAEEKTRQAVELAWTSLLKIGLAPGASVDRLQFVSTIEEAVKEADLIQENVPEREELKKNVLASIDYYANPEAIIGSSTSGIMPSRLQKDLKHPERLIVAHPFNPVYILPLVELVGGQLTESSVIERASRFYQSVQMKPLVVRKEIEGHLADRLMEALWREALHLVNDGIATTEEVDAAIVYGAGLRWAQMGPFLTFHLAGGNAGMRHMLEQFGPALKQPWTKLEAPELTDELKEKVIEGCETHAGDSSVADLENKRNEFLVKVLELAEEYWPATNSVSKI from the coding sequence ATGAATCAACTAAAGGAAGAAATTAAAACGGTAGCCGTGATTGGTACAGGAGTTATTGGGAATGGCTGGATTGCTAGGTTTCTAGCAAATGGTCATGACGTGATTGCTTATGATCCTGCTCCAGGTGCAGAAGAAAAGACGCGTCAAGCAGTGGAACTTGCTTGGACATCTTTACTAAAAATTGGACTTGCTCCAGGTGCTTCAGTTGATCGCCTGCAATTCGTTTCAACTATTGAAGAAGCAGTTAAGGAAGCTGATTTAATTCAAGAGAATGTGCCTGAACGCGAAGAATTAAAGAAAAATGTACTAGCAAGTATCGACTATTATGCTAATCCTGAGGCAATTATTGGTTCAAGTACTTCTGGCATTATGCCTAGTAGATTGCAAAAGGACTTAAAACATCCAGAGCGATTGATTGTGGCACATCCTTTTAATCCAGTCTACATTTTACCACTTGTGGAGCTAGTTGGTGGTCAATTAACCGAATCCTCTGTTATAGAGCGTGCAAGCCGTTTTTATCAATCGGTACAAATGAAGCCATTAGTGGTGCGCAAGGAAATTGAAGGGCATTTAGCAGATCGTTTGATGGAGGCATTATGGAGAGAAGCTTTGCATCTCGTTAATGATGGAATTGCCACTACGGAAGAAGTAGATGCAGCAATTGTCTACGGTGCTGGGTTACGTTGGGCGCAAATGGGTCCATTCCTTACCTTCCATTTAGCAGGTGGAAATGCTGGTATGCGTCATATGCTGGAACAGTTCGGGCCTGCGTTGAAGCAACCATGGACAAAATTAGAGGCACCTGAATTAACCGACGAGTTGAAAGAGAAAGTTATTGAAGGCTGTGAAACGCACGCAGGTGATTCTTCAGTCGCCGATTTGGAAAATAAACGTAATGAATTTCTCGTCAAAGTTCTCGAGTTAGCAGAGGAGTACTGGCCAGCAACGAACAGTGTATCAAAAATATAG
- a CDS encoding thioesterase family protein has product MVNQPFIYQAHVHSEWVDYNGHMNDAAYAKVFSLAVDEFIDYIGLDAQARTEHAYTIFTLETHLCYLQEANEGEQLHVEVQLMDDDAKRLHVFFTMKNASGDLVATSEQMLMGMDTDEGRPAPFPEPVAVAIKALREKQANLEVPKQVGRRIGIKRK; this is encoded by the coding sequence ATGGTGAACCAGCCATTTATTTATCAAGCTCATGTGCACAGCGAATGGGTCGACTATAACGGCCATATGAATGATGCAGCATATGCAAAAGTTTTTAGTTTAGCTGTGGATGAATTTATAGATTATATTGGATTAGATGCACAAGCTCGTACGGAACATGCTTATACCATTTTTACACTAGAAACACATTTATGCTATTTACAGGAAGCGAATGAAGGGGAGCAGCTTCATGTAGAGGTGCAATTAATGGATGATGATGCGAAACGTCTACATGTTTTCTTTACGATGAAAAATGCTTCTGGGGATTTAGTAGCGACCAGTGAACAAATGTTAATGGGGATGGATACAGATGAAGGCAGACCTGCTCCTTTTCCTGAACCGGTAGCTGTCGCCATTAAAGCATTACGAGAAAAGCAAGCGAATCTAGAAGTCCCTAAACAAGTAGGAAGACGTATTGGGATAAAGCGAAAATGA
- a CDS encoding betaine/proline/choline family ABC transporter ATP-binding protein (Members of the family are the ATP-binding subunit of ABC transporters for substrates such as betaine, L-proline or other amino acids, choline, carnitine, etc. The substrate specificity is best determined from the substrate-binding subunit, rather than this subunit, as it interacts with the permease subunit and not with substrate directly.), with protein MLEFKHVTKNYKDGQPAVNDLNLKIGKGEFVCFIGPSGCGKTTTMKMVNLLIDITEGSILIDDRDITDQDPVELRRSIGYVIQQIGLMPHMTIKENIVLVGTLLKWTEEWKDRRAKELLQLVNMPETYLDKYPHELSGGQQQRIGVLRALAANPPLILMDEPFGALDPITRDSLQEEFKKLQKDLNKTIVFVTHDMDEALKLADKVVIMREGEVVQADSPDEILRNPADDFVEEFIGKDRLIQGRPDVTTVEQIMGGSPVTIETSETLKAAISKMREKRVDSLLTVDSNNVLKGYIDVEMINLSYKKASYVHEVMDSEVFSVLKDSKLRDTMHKMLRRGAKYVPVVDNSARIVGIVTRATLADMVYDTIWGEGLEIDDPVATKE; from the coding sequence TTGTTAGAGTTTAAGCATGTGACAAAGAACTATAAAGACGGTCAACCGGCTGTTAATGATTTAAACCTTAAGATAGGTAAAGGAGAGTTTGTTTGTTTTATCGGACCAAGTGGTTGTGGAAAAACAACTACGATGAAAATGGTAAACTTATTAATTGATATAACAGAAGGTTCCATTTTGATAGATGATAGAGATATAACGGATCAAGACCCTGTGGAATTGCGTCGCTCCATTGGCTACGTTATTCAGCAAATTGGCCTTATGCCACACATGACGATTAAAGAGAACATCGTGCTTGTCGGAACACTCTTAAAGTGGACTGAAGAGTGGAAAGACAGACGTGCCAAAGAATTGCTTCAATTAGTGAATATGCCGGAAACGTATTTAGATAAGTATCCACACGAGTTAAGCGGGGGGCAGCAACAAAGAATTGGTGTACTACGTGCGCTCGCAGCTAATCCACCACTCATCTTAATGGACGAACCATTCGGAGCACTTGATCCGATTACCAGAGATTCCTTGCAGGAAGAATTTAAAAAACTACAAAAAGATTTAAATAAGACCATTGTTTTTGTTACCCACGATATGGATGAAGCACTGAAGTTAGCAGATAAAGTTGTTATTATGCGTGAGGGTGAAGTAGTTCAAGCTGACAGTCCTGACGAGATTTTACGGAATCCTGCTGATGATTTCGTTGAAGAATTTATTGGGAAAGATCGTTTGATCCAAGGTCGTCCTGACGTAACAACGGTTGAACAGATTATGGGTGGTTCCCCAGTTACGATAGAAACCTCGGAAACATTGAAAGCAGCTATTTCAAAAATGCGCGAAAAGCGTGTTGACTCCCTTCTTACTGTGGATTCAAATAATGTATTAAAAGGCTATATTGATGTTGAAATGATTAATTTAAGTTATAAGAAGGCGTCCTACGTTCATGAGGTTATGGATAGTGAGGTATTCTCTGTATTAAAAGATAGCAAGCTTCGAGATACGATGCATAAGATGCTGCGCCGTGGAGCCAAATATGTGCCAGTCGTAGATAATTCTGCTCGCATTGTCGGTATAGTTACCAGAGCAACCCTGGCAGATATGGTCTATGACACAATCTGGGGCGAGGGCTTAGAAATTGATGACCCCGTTGCTACCAAAGAATAG
- a CDS encoding ABC transporter permease, with product MNEFFSTHGMDLLIKTGEHLYISAAAIILGILVAIPLGIILTRIPTYADRLISFIGILQTIPSLAILAFFIPLLGVGKFPAIIALFFYSVLPILRNTYTGVQGVNKNVLEAGKGMGMNTRESIFKIELPLALPVIMAGIRLATVYLIGWATLAAFIGGGGLGDFIFDGMNLYQPSLIIAGTVPATILALLADRMISSIERKLTPEGLKDTYQTT from the coding sequence ATGAATGAGTTTTTTTCAACACATGGAATGGATCTATTAATTAAAACAGGAGAACATTTATATATTTCTGCAGCAGCTATTATTCTCGGCATCCTTGTGGCTATTCCGCTTGGGATTATATTAACACGAATTCCAACATATGCAGACAGGCTCATTTCTTTTATTGGGATTTTACAGACTATACCAAGTCTTGCTATTCTTGCGTTTTTCATTCCGCTACTAGGTGTAGGTAAATTTCCAGCAATTATAGCATTGTTCTTTTACTCTGTTTTGCCGATTTTACGGAATACGTATACAGGGGTTCAAGGTGTTAATAAGAATGTGCTTGAAGCTGGAAAAGGCATGGGCATGAACACCCGGGAATCCATTTTCAAAATCGAATTGCCGCTGGCGCTTCCGGTTATTATGGCTGGAATACGTTTGGCTACTGTTTATTTAATTGGCTGGGCAACGCTTGCTGCATTTATTGGCGGTGGTGGTCTAGGTGACTTTATTTTTGATGGTATGAACTTGTATCAGCCATCCCTAATTATTGCTGGGACAGTTCCTGCTACAATTCTTGCATTGCTTGCAGATCGAATGATTTCATCCATTGAAAGAAAACTGACACCTGAAGGATTGAAAGATACGTATCAAACAACATGA
- a CDS encoding osmoprotectant ABC transporter substrate-binding protein — translation MRKKMRLILTTMMTVLIISGCSLPGLSGPSENTIQIGALGTSESEIMAEMLSLMIERETDLNTELVTHLGSSIVQHQGMATDDLDLTSTRYTGTDLAGVLGLDPVKDPDKAMDIVQTEFDDQFNQTWAQSYGFENSYTLAVTQDFAEANDLEAISDLEPYADDLRFGVDNAWINREGDGYNGFIETYYEFGDVFPMNIGLVYQAAASGHMDAVLAYSSDGRIQEFDLKVLEDDLQFFPPYDTSPVIQNKVLEEHPEIGSILDRLSGTISTEKMQELNNKADARLENPGKIAEEFLEENNYFETSEGAVE, via the coding sequence ATGAGAAAAAAGATGAGGCTTATTTTAACAACGATGATGACCGTTCTTATCATTTCGGGCTGTTCCCTGCCAGGCTTAAGCGGACCTTCAGAAAACACCATACAAATTGGGGCACTCGGAACATCCGAATCGGAAATCATGGCAGAAATGCTATCACTTATGATTGAGAGAGAAACGGATTTAAATACAGAGCTTGTAACACACTTAGGATCTTCTATTGTACAGCATCAGGGCATGGCTACAGACGATCTTGATCTTACATCCACTAGATACACGGGAACAGATCTAGCGGGGGTGCTTGGACTGGACCCTGTAAAAGACCCAGATAAAGCGATGGACATTGTTCAGACTGAATTTGATGATCAATTTAACCAAACATGGGCACAGTCTTACGGATTCGAGAACAGCTATACGCTTGCAGTGACTCAAGACTTTGCGGAGGCAAACGATCTGGAGGCGATTTCTGACTTAGAGCCTTACGCTGATGACTTACGATTTGGTGTGGATAACGCTTGGATTAACCGCGAAGGTGATGGGTATAACGGATTCATAGAAACTTATTATGAATTTGGTGATGTGTTTCCGATGAATATTGGTCTTGTATATCAAGCTGCTGCAAGTGGGCATATGGATGCGGTACTTGCCTATTCATCAGATGGCCGGATTCAAGAGTTTGATTTAAAAGTTCTTGAGGATGATTTACAATTTTTCCCTCCTTACGATACGTCACCGGTCATCCAGAATAAAGTACTTGAGGAGCATCCTGAAATCGGGTCTATTCTCGATAGACTCTCTGGAACAATTTCAACGGAAAAGATGCAGGAATTGAATAATAAAGCCGATGCGAGGCTTGAAAATCCCGGGAAAATAGCTGAAGAATTTCTTGAGGAAAATAACTATTTTGAAACAAGTGAGGGGGCAGTTGAATAA
- a CDS encoding ABC transporter permease → METLEQLMTYVSQNSGYIWTQFYRHFLMAAYGVLFAALISIPLGILIAKYTKLSSWVLAFGSIIQTIPALGAMAVLMVVMGLGTTTVVTTLFLYSILPITQNTYVGMKEVDRSIIETGRASGMTPFQLLRMVELPLAISVIMAGLRTALVVGIGIAAIGAFVGAGGLGAIILRGTNATDGTAIILAGAIPTALMAIIADLVMGLIERKLNPVKTSKP, encoded by the coding sequence ATGGAAACTTTAGAACAGTTGATGACGTATGTTTCCCAAAATAGCGGTTATATATGGACCCAGTTTTATCGACATTTTCTTATGGCTGCCTATGGCGTTTTATTTGCAGCACTTATCTCTATTCCATTAGGTATTCTCATTGCCAAATATACGAAGTTAAGTAGCTGGGTTCTAGCATTCGGCAGTATTATTCAGACGATACCAGCGCTTGGTGCAATGGCTGTATTAATGGTTGTCATGGGACTAGGAACAACTACGGTCGTAACAACATTATTTCTTTATTCCATTCTCCCGATTACACAAAACACATATGTAGGGATGAAAGAAGTGGATAGATCGATTATTGAAACAGGGCGCGCTTCCGGAATGACTCCTTTCCAGCTTTTACGTATGGTTGAATTACCTTTAGCTATCAGTGTTATTATGGCAGGTCTTCGAACAGCGCTTGTTGTCGGAATTGGGATAGCAGCTATAGGGGCTTTTGTTGGTGCAGGTGGACTTGGTGCTATTATCTTGCGTGGTACAAATGCTACTGATGGAACAGCTATCATTCTTGCTGGTGCGATTCCAACGGCATTAATGGCGATTATTGCTGATTTAGTAATGGGATTGATAGAGCGAAAATTGAACCCAGTTAAGACGTCAAAACCCTAA
- a CDS encoding CocE/NonD family hydrolase, which yields MVKKNYIFEQDVTCRLSDGTILRGDVYRPDDHEPHPVLMLRLPYDKRTPRYYDEYLEVPRMVQAGYVVILQDVRGRFASGGAFYPFIHEGKDGYESVEWAAKLPYSNGKVGLFGMSYHGYTQLAAAAEKPPALKAIAPVMTMAEPWSDMLDGDCGASDIGNFYTWTLESILPDQLERRGNQKSEKVQAYIEKLPELLKYRPLKEAPPIKELDPNSFFFDVVNQKVSEDTVKRMNLRKSLQEVSIPALFIGGWFDGLLIPTLKAYQAYGGERMLWIGPWTHEAMSGRAGEKFFENSAVQMGVDRVKDPTELHIKWFDKWLKDKPLSIEKPVHLYMAGQKKWQSFEKWPPDTSTIEFFLHSEGAAQSRHGDGRLLRNPSDVQSMNQLKLDPENPVPTRGGGVLLAGHDSGMFEQGDIQDREDVLVFTSEPLAKELNILGIIQAKVWVSSVTPLMDIFVRVSDVEPSNKVYNVVDTFYREPVKNINEPFYINLDINHTAYRFKTGHCVRVEIAASNAPRFDVNLNNGQTSKTASGGEVAFETIYHGDEYPSRLVLPMKEK from the coding sequence GTGGTAAAAAAGAACTATATTTTTGAACAAGATGTGACGTGCCGATTATCTGACGGAACCATCCTTCGCGGGGATGTATACCGTCCAGATGATCACGAACCTCATCCTGTACTCATGTTACGGTTACCTTATGATAAAAGAACGCCTCGTTATTATGATGAATATTTAGAGGTGCCACGAATGGTACAAGCAGGTTACGTGGTTATTCTTCAAGATGTACGGGGACGTTTTGCATCCGGGGGAGCATTTTACCCATTTATTCATGAAGGAAAAGATGGGTACGAATCTGTAGAGTGGGCAGCTAAACTTCCTTATTCAAATGGGAAGGTTGGTTTATTTGGCATGTCTTATCATGGTTATACGCAACTTGCCGCAGCCGCTGAAAAACCTCCCGCCTTAAAAGCAATCGCCCCAGTTATGACAATGGCGGAGCCTTGGTCAGATATGTTAGACGGTGATTGTGGCGCCAGTGATATCGGGAACTTCTATACATGGACACTGGAATCGATACTTCCCGATCAACTGGAACGTCGTGGTAACCAGAAATCTGAAAAGGTTCAAGCCTATATCGAAAAACTACCTGAATTACTAAAATACAGGCCTTTAAAAGAGGCTCCGCCTATAAAGGAACTGGATCCAAATTCATTTTTTTTTGATGTTGTGAACCAGAAAGTTAGCGAAGATACTGTTAAGCGTATGAATTTGCGAAAGAGTTTACAGGAAGTTTCCATTCCGGCACTGTTTATCGGCGGCTGGTTTGACGGGTTATTAATACCAACACTGAAAGCCTATCAAGCCTACGGTGGTGAGCGTATGCTCTGGATAGGCCCATGGACACATGAAGCGATGAGCGGACGGGCAGGGGAGAAATTCTTTGAGAACAGCGCAGTCCAAATGGGCGTTGATCGCGTCAAAGATCCAACGGAACTTCATATTAAATGGTTCGACAAATGGTTGAAAGACAAGCCATTATCTATCGAAAAGCCTGTCCATCTTTATATGGCCGGCCAGAAAAAATGGCAATCCTTTGAAAAATGGCCGCCTGATACAAGTACAATAGAATTCTTTCTCCATAGTGAAGGAGCGGCACAGTCACGTCATGGTGATGGGCGCCTTCTAAGGAATCCATCTGACGTGCAATCCATGAACCAACTCAAGCTTGATCCGGAAAATCCTGTACCTACACGTGGCGGAGGTGTTCTTCTGGCTGGACATGACTCAGGCATGTTTGAACAGGGAGATATTCAGGATCGCGAAGATGTGCTTGTTTTCACAAGCGAACCACTTGCAAAGGAATTGAACATTTTAGGAATAATTCAAGCTAAGGTCTGGGTTTCTTCTGTCACACCGCTGATGGATATCTTTGTACGCGTATCGGATGTCGAGCCATCGAATAAGGTATATAACGTTGTCGATACGTTTTATCGTGAACCTGTGAAGAATATAAATGAACCGTTTTATATCAATCTTGACATTAACCATACTGCATATCGCTTCAAAACGGGGCATTGCGTACGTGTGGAAATTGCTGCGAGCAATGCCCCACGCTTTGATGTGAATCTCAATAACGGACAGACATCAAAAACAGCTTCTGGAGGGGAAGTAGCTTTTGAGACGATTTATCATGGAGATGAATATCCGTCACGACTGGTCCTGCCAATGAAGGAAAAGTGA